From Nicotiana tabacum cultivar K326 chromosome 22, ASM71507v2, whole genome shotgun sequence, one genomic window encodes:
- the LOC107791449 gene encoding protein gamma response 1-like isoform X1, which produces MADHPQQSPQTAYPANIADAKYVSGLSTILVATIQEAKDRISQIEYIFCSQLFPNFQSNSKSLQLIYSEARNAAETSWKEKEKDLLRQMEFIHLEKQEVLQENQSLKLENTKLLDSELSSANHVKELQNELKQRTSEINDLRKAIQRSCVLLESRAPLVCKYEHPQRELEDRVILLMKKQQSSELEVGRLQLELQNKSKEVDGGLELHNKLVQFAQSKTSSAAYKEKQLKEYEQKMDKLLAELETTKRRVDKLEEELKEKTAAVEKGIEMQENLLSKVQLLDAEIMKNEDLLNHYKNEKQLLMTKAKNLETNVYDLQKELLNKKSEVEERRKLHDQLLQQIDLYSLERSKTGQELEELEKENQKLLAKLRDSEEKIDKLQANLRERSKDSSEGMELHGKLLHLIQAKESELLAEKNKRKDMVTSYKRLKSQYNFLCARYGLTSENMHQQSKLSEQSALQNDQSPLTSREVKHKVPEASGFEQEDKHEVLDNDQGVSLIPRSNSVSPPTSSALVAPKNPANVKSCPPAGTKRPVSYWRDTRSHQSRVGPDPHDDFLDTPLENVRGNLGKVMKDEVQNHPKPNPKDTKNENSDDETQDMNVDNGPKKQQMLPPTRSGATGFKYIEPVRKKAERENLKGVECQQCKKFYDAVLPGEDNDSNGNRQNLRCEHHDGVSRHRYRYAPPLTPEGFWNIGFESEM; this is translated from the exons TCCTGCTAATATTGCTGATGCAAAGTATGTTTCTGGACTTAGTACCATTCTTGTTGCCACTATCCAAGAAGCAAAAGATAGGATTTCTCAGATAGAGTATATATTCTGCAGTCAACTCTTCCCAAACTTCCAGTCTAATTCTAAAAGTTTGCAGCTAATATATTCTGAGGCAAGAAACGCTGCAGAAACTTCgtggaaagaaaaggaaaaagatctGTTGCGCCAGATGGAATTTATTCACCTTGAAAAGCAGGAAGTTCTTCAAGAAAACCAGTCTCTTAAATTGGAGAACACAAAACTGTTGGATTCTGAATTGTCCTCAGCTAATCATGTTAAGGAACTCCAAAATGAGTTGAAACAGAGAACTAGTGAAATAAACGATTTAAGGAAAGCAATCCAGAGATCATGTGTGCTTCTTGAATCAAGAGCCCCACTTGTATGCAAATATGAGCACCCACAGAGAGAACTTGAAGATAGAGTTATCCTGCTTATGAAGAAACAACAAAGTTCAGAGCTTGAAGTTGGTAGGTTGCAGTTGGAACTCCAGAATAAGTCGAAGGAAGTTGATGGTGGACTAGAGTTACACAATAAGCTTGTCCAATTTGCTCAATCAAAGACTTCTTCAGCAGCATATAAAGAAAAGCAACTAAAAGAATATGAACAGAAGATGGACAAGCTTCTTGCTGAGCTTGAAACAACAAAAAGAAGAGTAGATAAACTCGAAGAGGAACTTAAAGAGAAGACAGCTGCAGTAGAAAAAGGAATCGAGATGCAAGAAAATTTACTAAGCAAAGTTCAGTTGCTGGATGCAGAAATCATGAAGAATGAGGATTTGTTGAATCACTACAAGAATGAGAAACAACTACTTATGACCAAAGCAAAGAATCTGGAGACTAATGTTTATGATCTGCAGAAAGAACTCCTGAATAAAAAGTCTGAGGTGGAGGAGAGAAGGAAGTTGCATGATCAGTTACTTCAACAAATAGATTTGTATTCTTTAGAAAGGTCAAAGACAGGGCAGGAGTTGGAAGAGCTTGAGAAGGAGAATCAAAAATTACTAGCCAAATTGAGAGACTCGGAGGAAAAGATTGATAAGCTTCAGGCAAATCTGAGAGAGAGAAGCAAGGATTCCTCTGAGGGGATGGAATTGCATGGGAAGTTACTCCATCTGATTCAAGCAAAAGAATCTGAGTTGTTGGCtgagaagaataaaagaaaggatATGGTTACATCTTATAAACGTCTGAAATCACAGTACAACTTTCTATGTGCAAGATATGGTCTTACTTCAGAGAACATGCACCAACAAAGCAAATTATCAGAACAAAGTGCATTACAGAATGACCAGAGTCCTCTAACTTCACGAG AGGTCAAACATAAAGTCCCCGAGGCTTCTGGTTTTGAACAAGAAGACAAACATGAAGTGCTGGACAATGACCAAGGAGTTAGCCTGATCCCAAGATCCAACTCTGTCTCACCTCCAACTTCAAGTGCCCTTGTTGCACCTAAAAATCCTGCCAATGTCAAATCTTGCCCACCAGCTGGTACCAAGCGTCCTGTTTCTTATTGGAGGGATACCAGGTCACATCAAAGTCGAGTTGGACCTGATCCTCATGATGATTTTCTTGATACTCCTCTGGAGAATGTCAGAGGAAACTTAGGAAAGGTGATGAAGGATGAAGTTCAGAATCACCCGAAACCAAATCCCAAAGACACAAAAAATGAAAACTCAGATGATGAAACTCAGGACATGAATGTAGATAATGGGCCTAAAAAGCAGCAAATGCTGCCTCCAACCAGGTCTGGTGCGACAGGCTTCAAATACATTGAACCTGTGAGAAAGAAAGCTGAACGAGAAAATTTAAAAGGGGTCGAATGCCAGCAATGTAAAAAATTTTATGATGCTGTTCTCCCTGGTGAAGATAATGACTCCAATGGTAATAGGCAAAACCTACGGTGTGAGCATCATGATGGAGTTTCAAGGCATCGATACCGGTATGCACCTCCTTTAACTCCTGAAGGATTTTGGAATATTGGGTTTGAATCTGAAATGTGA
- the LOC107791449 gene encoding protein gamma response 1-like isoform X2 produces MEFIHLEKQEVLQENQSLKLENTKLLDSELSSANHVKELQNELKQRTSEINDLRKAIQRSCVLLESRAPLVCKYEHPQRELEDRVILLMKKQQSSELEVGRLQLELQNKSKEVDGGLELHNKLVQFAQSKTSSAAYKEKQLKEYEQKMDKLLAELETTKRRVDKLEEELKEKTAAVEKGIEMQENLLSKVQLLDAEIMKNEDLLNHYKNEKQLLMTKAKNLETNVYDLQKELLNKKSEVEERRKLHDQLLQQIDLYSLERSKTGQELEELEKENQKLLAKLRDSEEKIDKLQANLRERSKDSSEGMELHGKLLHLIQAKESELLAEKNKRKDMVTSYKRLKSQYNFLCARYGLTSENMHQQSKLSEQSALQNDQSPLTSREVKHKVPEASGFEQEDKHEVLDNDQGVSLIPRSNSVSPPTSSALVAPKNPANVKSCPPAGTKRPVSYWRDTRSHQSRVGPDPHDDFLDTPLENVRGNLGKVMKDEVQNHPKPNPKDTKNENSDDETQDMNVDNGPKKQQMLPPTRSGATGFKYIEPVRKKAERENLKGVECQQCKKFYDAVLPGEDNDSNGNRQNLRCEHHDGVSRHRYRYAPPLTPEGFWNIGFESEM; encoded by the exons ATGGAATTTATTCACCTTGAAAAGCAGGAAGTTCTTCAAGAAAACCAGTCTCTTAAATTGGAGAACACAAAACTGTTGGATTCTGAATTGTCCTCAGCTAATCATGTTAAGGAACTCCAAAATGAGTTGAAACAGAGAACTAGTGAAATAAACGATTTAAGGAAAGCAATCCAGAGATCATGTGTGCTTCTTGAATCAAGAGCCCCACTTGTATGCAAATATGAGCACCCACAGAGAGAACTTGAAGATAGAGTTATCCTGCTTATGAAGAAACAACAAAGTTCAGAGCTTGAAGTTGGTAGGTTGCAGTTGGAACTCCAGAATAAGTCGAAGGAAGTTGATGGTGGACTAGAGTTACACAATAAGCTTGTCCAATTTGCTCAATCAAAGACTTCTTCAGCAGCATATAAAGAAAAGCAACTAAAAGAATATGAACAGAAGATGGACAAGCTTCTTGCTGAGCTTGAAACAACAAAAAGAAGAGTAGATAAACTCGAAGAGGAACTTAAAGAGAAGACAGCTGCAGTAGAAAAAGGAATCGAGATGCAAGAAAATTTACTAAGCAAAGTTCAGTTGCTGGATGCAGAAATCATGAAGAATGAGGATTTGTTGAATCACTACAAGAATGAGAAACAACTACTTATGACCAAAGCAAAGAATCTGGAGACTAATGTTTATGATCTGCAGAAAGAACTCCTGAATAAAAAGTCTGAGGTGGAGGAGAGAAGGAAGTTGCATGATCAGTTACTTCAACAAATAGATTTGTATTCTTTAGAAAGGTCAAAGACAGGGCAGGAGTTGGAAGAGCTTGAGAAGGAGAATCAAAAATTACTAGCCAAATTGAGAGACTCGGAGGAAAAGATTGATAAGCTTCAGGCAAATCTGAGAGAGAGAAGCAAGGATTCCTCTGAGGGGATGGAATTGCATGGGAAGTTACTCCATCTGATTCAAGCAAAAGAATCTGAGTTGTTGGCtgagaagaataaaagaaaggatATGGTTACATCTTATAAACGTCTGAAATCACAGTACAACTTTCTATGTGCAAGATATGGTCTTACTTCAGAGAACATGCACCAACAAAGCAAATTATCAGAACAAAGTGCATTACAGAATGACCAGAGTCCTCTAACTTCACGAG AGGTCAAACATAAAGTCCCCGAGGCTTCTGGTTTTGAACAAGAAGACAAACATGAAGTGCTGGACAATGACCAAGGAGTTAGCCTGATCCCAAGATCCAACTCTGTCTCACCTCCAACTTCAAGTGCCCTTGTTGCACCTAAAAATCCTGCCAATGTCAAATCTTGCCCACCAGCTGGTACCAAGCGTCCTGTTTCTTATTGGAGGGATACCAGGTCACATCAAAGTCGAGTTGGACCTGATCCTCATGATGATTTTCTTGATACTCCTCTGGAGAATGTCAGAGGAAACTTAGGAAAGGTGATGAAGGATGAAGTTCAGAATCACCCGAAACCAAATCCCAAAGACACAAAAAATGAAAACTCAGATGATGAAACTCAGGACATGAATGTAGATAATGGGCCTAAAAAGCAGCAAATGCTGCCTCCAACCAGGTCTGGTGCGACAGGCTTCAAATACATTGAACCTGTGAGAAAGAAAGCTGAACGAGAAAATTTAAAAGGGGTCGAATGCCAGCAATGTAAAAAATTTTATGATGCTGTTCTCCCTGGTGAAGATAATGACTCCAATGGTAATAGGCAAAACCTACGGTGTGAGCATCATGATGGAGTTTCAAGGCATCGATACCGGTATGCACCTCCTTTAACTCCTGAAGGATTTTGGAATATTGGGTTTGAATCTGAAATGTGA